In Microbulbifer sp. THAF38, the sequence GGCGTTAAATGTCACGAAAAATGCATAGCACACTTAAAAGATGGATCGAAGAGCTAGAAACTGACGTTGAGATTGTTTCTTCTCATGAAATTAATGAGGAGGCAGGATCAAACCTGTTTTCTTTTGGCTTTAACCAATGCCTACTCAGTGAGTGGGGGCGGGAGTCTGTCCAAGAGTTTTTGGCCAGTTGTGCTGACCTCTACAAACGAAAATGCAGCGGTTCAGCCATGGTTTTTTATTCCTGGCTAGATAACCAGGCCGGCCAAATACGTATTTCAGCAGTTAGTGAATCACATAATAAACTGCCTTTTGGCTGTAAGATCAATATGACAAGCTTGGAGCAAGTCGTAGATGATATATTTTCTAATGATTCCGGTTTGTATACCAAGGGAGCACTGGACGTTTGGTGCAAGAACATTTAACAAGTCAATTAACTACGCGCCTTCGGCGCCCGACAGCTCACACTCCGCTTCGCTGCGTTCCAGCTGCGGGTTATTGAGACGTTATTGTGGCGGTCAATTTTTAGGTGGTTTGAAGTTGCTGCAAGCACCAATCTCTTCCTGAGCACATTTCTCCAGAGTGTTTTCCTGCAAATTGGCACAGCGGTTCCGTTCAAGTGCCTTCGTTTAAAGCCAACAAGTTCTGCAAGCTAGCTGCAGCATTGTGGAGTGCCAGTCAGTTAGTTAATTGGTGGGGAAAGTATGGTATTTTTCCCAGTAAATTTATCGGGCAGTGGCCAGCCAACGTTGGCTGGCAAAGAGCAAGTAGGTTGTTCAGTGCGCGCCAGCTATAACCAGGCCAGGCAAGATCGCCCAGCCGGAGGCTGGGCTGGACAGCCTACGCTACGCTTCGGCTGCCCTTGCTGGCAACGTTATGTGTATTCAGTAATGAGAAAAGGAACTAACTTATGTCAATTGAAAATTATGTAGTTACATCATTCAGGTTTTCGGATAAGGAAAGTCGCGATGACTTCGTAAAAGCATTTGGCGATACGGTTAACATGGACAATGCGTTTGAAAGATACGAGTTTACGAAGCTGCTATCAAATAAATTCACTGAGGTATACGGGGAAGAAGTTAGTTTTGATAGTAGTATTCACGACGCAACTGTTACTCCAAAAGAGGAATTTGAGGCTGAAATATTTTTAGAAGGTCGGGGAGTCAGTGGCTTAATTTATGAGATGACCAAATATCTATCTAAAAAACTGAATGAAGTATACTTACTTGAATTACTGGATGAGTATTACTTCAGTATTTATTCAAAATCAGATGATAAATGGGTCTCCTATACCAAGTCAATGAAGGAGCATTGCTCTGATTTACTCGATGATTATGATGTCTTATTTGAAACCAAGTTATCAGAGATGGTGGCACTGTATAGAAGTGGTACGCTCTCACCTTACAAGAAAGCATCACATAATGAAATCTTTGAAAAAATCTCAAATATAGAAATCGATCCATACGAAGATGGGTATATTTTTGATATAGATGATGCTCGGATAACTAATGATAAAGGCGATACTATTATTACTGCCGCAGTGCGAAGCGGGAATACATCCGTCATATTTCACGTGACTCAAAATGTCGATCATGGGTCCATTCAAATTCCAAACGAAAAAGGTGAAACCCCCATAAATATTGCTGAATCAATAGGAAATAAAAATGTAATAGATTGGGTGCGTAAGTTAGGTGGCCATTCGAAAAAATTACCATCTTAACGGGCAAATAAGTTTAGTTCACTTCGGTAAGTGTAGAGCTACACTTAGATTTTAAGGTTTAGCAAACACATAACAACGATATTAAATTCGCGCCCTGCGGTTGCCTGACGCTTCGCGTAGTTTATATAGGGTGTGTGTGTGCCAGGCATGGCATTTAACTAGAGAGGTGAAAGTCCTCTTATCAGGTATTCGTGGAGCCGAAGGTTAGCGAAAGGGCAAGGTTAATATCGTGAGGTATTGGCTGGAGGAAGCCCAACGCAAATTCACGGGATGATGAACAAGAACTGGATATGAGGTGTGACGTAGGCGGAGCCAGTGGGCACGTGACCATAAAGCTCTCCATCCACAACTGGCCTGCGTTTTATAAATCCAGCATCTACGTGAAGAAAGTTAAATGTCTTACCCTGGGAGGTCTATAGGTTGTTAATGGAATAACTGAAAACTGAGAAATCAGTTTTGATCGGCCTATAGAAGTCAGCAGAAGGCATAGTAGGTAGGTTTCGTGCTACTGAAGGCCTGAACAATTCTGGACAGTATTATTAACACAGAGCTTGATGAATGCATCTGACAAGTAACTTAGTTGCCAGGGAAAAAGAATTTTTTTTCTGGATGAACATCAAACTGGAAACTTAATCGTACCTTGTCCAATTTTCCATCTCTTTTAATGCGACGAACTCTAGATAGGAATAATCTGTTTCGAGCATTACAACAAGTTTCTCGTAATCAGGGTGCTCCTGGTCTGGATGGCATGACGGTAAAACAGTTACCGGAATACCTTAAGCAGACTTGGATTGCTACTCGACAAAAGGTGCTAAATAGTAGCTATCGTCCTCAACCGGCGAAACGTGTCTTTATACCAAAAGGCAATGGTGGTCTGCGCCCACTGGGTATCCCAACGGTGCAAGATAGGTTAATCCAACAAGCTATCGCACAGATTCTCAGTGAACAATGGGAGCCGAAGTTTCATGCTTTTAGCTTTGGTTTTAGACCAAATCGATCAACGCATCAGGCGATTAAACAAGTCCAATACTTTGTCCGGCAAGGAAAGCGCTGGACGATCGATATGGACTTGAAATCTTTCTTTGATGAGGTGAATCATGACAAACTCATGTCAACACTGAAGAAAAGCGGGATGCCGGCTGATGTGCTGGGGTTAATAAACCGATATCTAAAAGCACCGACGGTTGTGGATGGCAAGTTTATAGCTACAACAAAAGGCGTACCGCAAGGTGGGCCATTATCTCCACTACTAGCTAATATTGTACTTAATGAACTGGATTGGGAATTGCACAAGCGCCAACTCAGTTTTGTACGATATGCCGATGATTTTCAAATACTGGTGGGAAGTCGTCGGTCTGCAGAGCGGATAAAATCAAGCCTTACGCACTTCATCAAATGTAAGCTGAAGCTCACAGTAAATACTGAGAAGAGTGCAGAGGATCACTTCTGGAGGCGGAGTTTTCTAGGGTTTAGATTGTTGAAGAAAGATGCCCGGATAAAGGTATCGGAATCATCGATCAATAAATTGAAAACAAAGGTCAGAGGGATCACCCGTCGAACACGAGGCCGCAAGTTTACTCAGATCATAAAAGAGTTAAAGAAGTCCCTGCTTGGTTGGAAAGCGTACTTTGATATCAGTGAAGTACTGAGCCCTCAGAAGGATCTAGACAAGTGGATAAGACGGAAATTGCGATGTTATCTATGGAAGCAGTGGGGGCGTAGTGGTTACCGCAGATTAAGAAGGCTGGGAGTTGATCGCTTTCTAGAGTGGAATACAGCTAAATCAGCGCATGGACCATGGAGGCTAAGCAAAAGTCCGGCCCTTTGCAGAGCATTACCAAATAGATACTTTAGGAACTTGGGGCTGCCGGCATTGGCAGATAGAAAGGGGAAAAGAGTTGAACCGCCATGGTACGTGATCCGTATGCCTGGTGGTGTGGGAGGAGAGGTATCGTGAGGTGCCTCCCTATCCCGATTATGTGAGTACGGCAAAAAGATGAGTGGATTTAAATGGGCAGACTTATCAGAATTTGAGCAGAGAAATTATCTCTTTAGGTGGTTCTGGTCCGAAATACGTGAGGAAGGCGAAGTTAATCTTGTCAATATTCTCAAAGAATATCCTCCTTTGGCTTTGTTAATTCCGGAGATTGTAAAAGATGTCGCGGAACTCTTATGTGTAGAAGCTGATGAAGTAGAAAAGCTTATAGTGTGTTAAGATCATTTGTGATGTTGGTAGCGGGCACAATAAATGATTATTAACGAGCACATAACAAACCGCTCAAAGTTCAGCCGCGTTGCGGCTTGGACCTCCGTTTCGGCGCTCGTTTTGGGGGTTACGCTACGCCACCCCAAAAAGTTCGCCTCCACTACGGCCCTTTAGCGGGGCGTTAGCTTTAATCGGAAATAACTAATCAATAAGGAAATTAAATGGTACGGTTTGAGAGTTTGTGGGAAAACTACCCAGATGATGACCCATGTGATGCAAAGAACCGGGATGGTGAAAAGCTATTTGGAAACCAGTGCGCCATTCGACTAAGTCATGCAATGAAAAAATCCGGTATTAAATTCAACACTTTCCCAAAGGGAAGGAAGTGCTGGGTTCATCCTGGGGAAGAGCATATTCTTGCTGCAGCGGAACTTGCTGATTGGATTCAAAATTCAAAAATTCCAAATATGCTCGTCACTGAAAACATAACTGGTGAAAGCTGGCGGGAAAAAGTTGAGTCTAGAAAGGGAATCATATGCTTCGAAGATTATTATCTCCGAGGAGACGGTAGCGGAGGAGACCATATCGACCTCTGGAATGGTAGAGCAATGACCGGAATCGGTTCATATTTTCGCACTCGGTTCAATATAGTTATTCCCAGCATTTGGTCTGACTTGGGAAAATCCAAGAAAATAAGGTTCTTTCCAGTAACATGATGAAAAAAATACTTTGGTTTATTGTAGCGTTCGTTTGCATCAGCATTGCCTATTTCTGCTTAGTATATTTAGCTGGGTGGGCACTGAGCTTGGCAGATCTCAGGCTCTACGATTCTGAGGCAGATCAGCAGCGTAATTTTAATATCGTAGTGACCGGATGGCTTTTACTTTCAATAGTGGGTGCTGCGTGGTTAAGTGCTCGGAAAAGCTAACAATCAGCGGCAGAGCGACAGCCAACGCTACGCACCTTTTGTGTTACTCGCTGGCGATCAAACATTAACACAAAATGCCCTTCGCGCTGGCTGCCGTTGCCATAGGCGTTATTGTGGCGGTCAATTTTTAGGTGGTTTGAAGTTGCTGCAAGCACCAATCTCTTCCTGAGCACATTTCTCCAGAGTTTTTTCCTACAAATTGGCACCGCAGTTCCGTTCAAGTGCCTTCGTTTAAAGCCAACAAGTTCTGCAAGGTAGCTGCAGCATTGTGGAGTGCCAGTCAGTTAGTTAACTGGTGGGGAAAGTATGGTATTTTTCCCAGTAAATTTATCGGGCAGTGGCCAGCCAGCGTTGGCTGGCAAAGAACAAGTAGGTCGTTCAGTGCGCGCCAGCTATAACTAGGCCAGGCAAGCTCGCCCAGCCGGAGGCTGGGCTGGACAACCTACGCTTCGCTTCGGCTGCCCTTGCTGGCAACGTTAGGCACTACATATGATTCCAGTTGGGTACATGGCAAAGAGGATTGAATTAAAACCGGATTGGCTTAAAACCGATCAGGTGGAAGATATTTATTCTCTTAGTAACTGTACGTCAAAAGATTTCGCTGATTATATCGAATATTGGAAGCACAATGGGTACTGGCTATTTAATTCCCCTGAAGATATCTACGCTCTAGCTAAAGAGCATGATGTTGATATGTCCGGAACAAAGATGTTCTATTACGAAGTCTATGAATATCAATGTTATGAAGATGAACCAGAATGGGAAGAATTTCAGCCGGAGAAATCATTCGAAACTAACGTCACTATTCCAAACGAGAAAGAGCTAGAGGGTTTTGATATAGTATCCCTCTACAATGAAAATGCACCTGAGTGTTCATACTTATCCTGTAACCATATGGCGCAAGAGCTAAATGTAAATCAGCACTGTCTCTTGCCCAGTTTTGAGGAAGCGAGATTGTATTTAGAAAACAAAGCCTTTGATGGCTGCGAATCAGGACCGTGTCGAATCTTCGCGGTATATTCGCTTCCAAATGCCTAACAAGGCCATCAACTTCGCGCCTATCGGCGCCGGACAGCCTAATTAGTGTTAACAGCCCTAAGCATGGATCACTTAAAAGGTGGGCAATAAGCAGGGCTCCAAACTCTTATCCAGAGAATGAGTCGCCCTGCAGCTTAATGTGAGTATTAGCGAGATTTAAAAATTAAGATTCGATGGTTCCCGGAGTCAGTAATAAATAAGTTATTTTTATAACCAAAAATTCCTGTGGGCTCATTCAGAGTAGATGCTGTCGGCGATTCAGCTTCATCCGGATACCCAATACCGTTTTGATTTGCGTCATTTGCGGTAAAATTAGTAAATCCATTCTGACCTAGAACTCTGTCTGCAGGTTCAAAATTTGTGGTTGGCCACGTGTCCCAAATCAAAATTCTATTATTTTTGCTGTCAGCAACAAAGAGTTGAATTCCATTTGACCAAATGCCAGTTGATGGTTCGTTAAAAGTGTACTCGTTGACGGGCCATTCTATACCTTCTTTGTTAGTTGACTCCTTATTTCTGCTTGTGAAGTCCGGTTGTCCTAGAACTACATCTGCAGGCTCAAAATTTTTGCTGGGGAAATTGTTCCACAGAAGAATGCGATTGTTTCCGCTGTCTATAATTGCTAGTTTTTTTCCGTCACTCCATACATCTGTAGGTGAATTGAAAGTATTTGCAGAAGGTCCATCCAGGACGCAATCTACTAACGATGTCTGGCCGAGCACTAGATCTGGAGGCGTGTTGTTATTATCTGGTTGCGTGTTCCAAATCAAAACCCTATCGTTTCCTGCATCGGTGACTAGAATTTTTTTATCCGCAATAGAGGCTCCCCAACTAATCCAGAGTGCCAGGCTCACACAAGGGGAAATATCATCTTCACCAATTATTAATGTTAGAG encodes:
- the ltrA gene encoding group II intron reverse transcriptase/maturase, with amino-acid sequence MSNFPSLLMRRTLDRNNLFRALQQVSRNQGAPGLDGMTVKQLPEYLKQTWIATRQKVLNSSYRPQPAKRVFIPKGNGGLRPLGIPTVQDRLIQQAIAQILSEQWEPKFHAFSFGFRPNRSTHQAIKQVQYFVRQGKRWTIDMDLKSFFDEVNHDKLMSTLKKSGMPADVLGLINRYLKAPTVVDGKFIATTKGVPQGGPLSPLLANIVLNELDWELHKRQLSFVRYADDFQILVGSRRSAERIKSSLTHFIKCKLKLTVNTEKSAEDHFWRRSFLGFRLLKKDARIKVSESSINKLKTKVRGITRRTRGRKFTQIIKELKKSLLGWKAYFDISEVLSPQKDLDKWIRRKLRCYLWKQWGRSGYRRLRRLGVDRFLEWNTAKSAHGPWRLSKSPALCRALPNRYFRNLGLPALADRKGKRVEPPWYVIRMPGGVGGEVS
- a CDS encoding T6SS effector amidase Tae4 family protein, which encodes MVRFESLWENYPDDDPCDAKNRDGEKLFGNQCAIRLSHAMKKSGIKFNTFPKGRKCWVHPGEEHILAAAELADWIQNSKIPNMLVTENITGESWREKVESRKGIICFEDYYLRGDGSGGDHIDLWNGRAMTGIGSYFRTRFNIVIPSIWSDLGKSKKIRFFPVT